In the Sarcophilus harrisii chromosome 3, mSarHar1.11, whole genome shotgun sequence genome, one interval contains:
- the LOC116422657 gene encoding uncharacterized protein DKFZp434B061-like: MGLLSGGPSSDGLLSGSHFSDGPLSGSRFSEGLLSGGPSSASFPDCLEAFSAQPEASPRGPSSVGPPRSPFWRASSRVAFRMASLRVVLSWASFPGPPLWRVGLRGLSQLGLGRPPSRGPRPTSSLAAFVASPGAPLGPPLRWPLPQMASSAGLLRESPSQVAPPRTASSLGAASQMASSRGALLEASSRGPLQWPPLGVASRLFSGAPLSGGLLSGPPSEASSGAPSDGLPLAPLLRGLLSGPPRGLLSGGPFSVASLGAPRTASSQVALPQMASSLAVASPTVSSRGGPPRTASSQVALPQMASSLGFREGSSRGPPRKASLGFSGPSRGPLRVAPQGPPLGPFRRVPLRPPPGASWVALPPMASFGAASPGSPLGAPSGPFSVPLGGLLLEGFQRVFGGHPGRPPSRGSDGFPGGPSF; this comes from the exons CTCAGAAGGCCTCCTCTCAGGCGGCCCCTCCTCGGCCTCCTTTCCGGACTGTTTGGAGGCCTTCTCGGCGCAGCCTGAGGCCTCCCCTCGGGGCCCCTCCTCGGTGGGCCCCCCTCGGAGCCCTTTTTGGAGGGCCTCCTCTCGCGTCGCCTTTCGGATGGCCTCCCTCCGGGTGGTCCTCTCGTGGGCCTCCTTCCCAGGGCCTCCTCTCTGGCGGGTGGGCCTCCGGGGCCTTTCTCAGCTGGGTCTCGGACGGCCTCCCTCCCGGGGCCCCCGCCCAACGTCCTCTCTGGCCGCTTTCGTGGCTTCTCCAGGGGCCCCCCTCGGGCCTCCTCTCAGGTGGCCCCTGCCTCAGATGGCCTCCTCCGCCGGGCTTCTCCGGGAGTCTCCCTCTCAGGTGGCCCCACCTCGGACGGCCTCCTCTCTGGGGGCCGCTTCTCAGATGGCTTCCTCTCGGGGCGCCCTCCTCGAGGCCTCCTCTCGGGGCCCCCTCCAATGGCCTCCTCTCGGGGTCGCTTCTCGACTCTTCTCTGGGGCCCCCCTTTCGGGAGGCCTCCTCTCGGGGCCCCCCTCAGAGGCCTCCTCTGGGGCCCCCTCAGATGGCCTCCCTCTGGCGCCCCTTCTCCGGGGTCTCCTCTCAGGGCCCCCCAGGGGCCTCCTCTCTGGGGGCCCCTTCTCAGTGGCTTCCTTAGGGGCACCTCGGACGGCCTCCTCTCAGGTGGCCCTGCCTCAGATGGCCTCCTCTCTGGCAGTCGCTTCTCCGACAGTCTCCTCTCGGGGGGGCCCACCTCGGACGGCCTCCTCTCAGGTGGCCCTGCCTCAGATGGCCTCCTCTCTGGGCTTCCGGGAGGGTTCCTCTCGGGGGCCCCCTCGGAAGGCCTCCTTAG GTTTCTCGGGCCCCTCCCGAGGGCCCCTCCGGGTGGCCCCTCAGGGGCCTCCTCTTGGACCCTTTCGGCGGGTTCCTCTCCGGCCCCCCCCTGGGGCCTCCTGGGTGGCCCTGCCTCCGATGGCCTCCTTTGGGGCAGCTTCTCCGGGGTCTCCTCTGGGGGCCCCCTCGGGCCCCTTCTCGGTGCCCCTCGGAGGCCTCCTCTTGGAGGGGTTTCAACGGGTTTTTGGGGGCCACCCTGGACGGCCTCCCTCTCGGGGTTCAGATGGTTTTCCGGG GGGGCCCTCCTTTTAG